A region of Bacillus rossius redtenbacheri isolate Brsri chromosome 2, Brsri_v3, whole genome shotgun sequence DNA encodes the following proteins:
- the LOC134529108 gene encoding extracellular serine/threonine protein kinase four-jointed, translating to MRASWHSRCAGRAFLLGLLACLVWPRALASPARNASAYRSVSFLARAAGPPPPPPPADASPALLDGCYWGRQVEAALPRGYDVADDEAWRDLVRSSAAVRLEEGCGRMQNRRVVFEDGSQACCRYRQNTDQIQGEIFSFYLGRLLGLRNLVPSALSLVRRGAPQWARVQPRVAQAQWQDERAVVLTRNVSRLEAAYIPARLRAPDRRLHPRDVPLRGDLAGLAQWTDLVVFDYLTANLDRVVNNLFNQQWNPAMMDAPAHNLARRRDSGLLVFLDNESGLLHGYRLLAKYERYHATLLSSLCVFRRPTAEALKTLRRDRDVGRLLREAFSAWDPGMADYLPAIPDHSVKILNERIDRVFEQVTQCERQYPPRDEAS from the coding sequence ATGCGCGCCTCGTGGCACTCGCGCTGCGCAGGCCGTGCCTTCCTGCTGGGACTGCTGGCGTGCTTGGTCTGGCCGCGCGCGCTGGCCAGCCCCGCCCGCAACGCCAGCGCCTACCGCAGCGTGTCGTTCCTCGCTAGGGCAGCCggcccgcccccgccgcccccgcccgccgaCGCCTCCCCCGCGCTGCTGGATGGCTGCTACTGGGGCCGCCAGGTGGAGGCCGCGCTGCCCCGCGGCTACGACGTGGCCGACGACGAGGCCTGGCGCGACCTGGTGCGCAGCTCCGCGGCGGTGCGTCTAGAGGAGGGCTGCGGCCGCATGCAGAACCGCCGCGTCGTGTTCGAGGACGGCTCGCAGGCGTGCTGCCGCTACCGCCAGAACACCGACCAGATCCAGGGCGAGATCTTCAGCTTCTACCTGGGGCGGCTGCTGGGGCTGCGCAACCTGGTGCCGTCCGCGCTGTCGCTGGTGCGCCGCGGCGCGCCGCAGTGGGCGCGCGTGCAGCCGCGCGTGGCGCAGGCGCAGTGGCAGGACGAGCGCGCGGTCGTGCTGACGCGCAACGTGTCGCGCCTGGAGGCGGCCTACATCCCGGCCCGCCTGCGCGCGCCGGACCGCCGCCTGCACCCCCGGGACGTGCCCCTGCGCGGCGACCTCGCGGGCCTGGCGCAGTGGACCGACCTCGTGGTGTTCGACTACCTCACGGCCAACCTGGACCGCGTCGTCAACAACCTGTTCAACCAGCAGTGGAACCCCGCCATGATGGACGCGCCCGCGCACAACCTGGCGCGCCGGCGCGACTCGGGACTGCTCGTGTTCCTGGACAACGAGAGCGGGCTGCTGCACGGCTACCGCCTGCTCGCCAAGTACGAGCGCTACCACGCGACGCTGCTGAGCTCGCTGTGCGTGTTCCGGCGCCCCACGGCCGAGGCGCTCAAGACGCTGAGGCGCGACCGCGACGTCGGCAGGCTGCTGCGCGAAGCCTTCTCCGCCTGGGACCCGGGCATGGCCGACTATCTGCCCGCCATCCCCGACCACAGCGTCAAGATCCTCAACGAGCGCATAGACAGGGTGTTCGAGCAGGTGACGCAGTGCGAGCGCCAGTACCCGCCGCGCGACGAGGCCTCGTAA